The DNA region AAAGTTGGCCCAACCTTCAATGAAGACAGTCTTCAACTCCAACAAAGAGAAGGTATCATTCCATTTGACTTGTTGAACTATGGAATACAATGGAAGCTTAGGTTTTAGCGATGACGAAGACAAGGTATTTTGCGTTCAGCATAGTACGACGGCAATGACAAGCTCACTTGTTGATGGCAAAGAGAAGCTTCAAAGCATTCGATCCCTTGGATAATGAAGACACCCACCAGCGAAAGAGCACGAAGAAGACAACCTCTACTCTgcgtttttcttttatttctattttggtctctctctctctcccttttttttttttttataaaaacccGAGTGATGTGGCATATTTTATTGGACGACTCCCCCACGGTTGCAACTCCCGACTGTCCCTAGAAGTATTGTTCACCGAAAGCTCTGAACTCTCTCGTTTAAGTAATcattctataaataataattatataataaaaatatttaaaaattaatgataaataataaatagtagttatTATCCAAATGGAACCCTAATCTCTCTCCTCAAGAGATCAGacgaggttttttttttttcatagagGGAAGCACGGGCAGAAGAAAGTTGGGGGCTACGAATTGTGAAGTGGTGTCCAAACCGAATTTGCCACGTCATGGTGTGCAGTATAGAAAAATTAGATAGGAGTTTTACTACTCAGTATCTCCACACATCACACACCacacatattattatttttttaattttcttttagttttatttttattaaactaattgagttcttttactcatcatctatatatcacatatttgataagagaaaaatttataaattaaaaatatttttatttcgtgattaagaaaatatttttaataatattataaatttaaaaaaaattaaaaaaatatatataaataacaaaaaaataaaaatttacttatGTCTAAACGAATGGTGATAGACTGCTATGGGCGATGGACGTAGCAGGACCATTAATTAACTATAGCTCCCAGCGGTCGGTGGACGTAGCACCATcttaaatgaaattaaaaaaaaaaaaaaaaaaaaaaatttgtgtctTAAGGagtggaatttttttttcttttttttttttttttgtgaaaataaaattttcaacatcaacaaaaattatttattttattattaaataaaaactatatatcGAGAAAAATACTTCAATTCATTATCAGGATTCTaaacatttcttttttaaataagtcTCCTCAAATTCTTTTAAACATAGGCAGTTGtggccattttttattttttattttatatgaaattttgaattattttaaaaaatttctatatttattaaaaaaatttattaattattaactaataaaaATTCATTGAAAGAATTTAGATAGGTTTAACATTTtccttgaaaaataataaaatggagactgtaaatttttattttttaaaatattttttaaaatattttgaatatttataaaattacaaaatattttttttaattattaattaaaaaaatacaatcaatACCTACTTTCTTTCTATGCGTATTATCGGTAATACTGGAATTTTTCAGATGAAATGGAGGGTTGGGACTGCTACACaggaaattttgaatttcaccCTTCGGTGATGCTAGTGTGCTGCCTCGCTTAACTGCTGGCCATgtctttaatataatttttttatattttttaaatatatttaaatattttaaaaaaatataaaaatatatcaatttattaaaaattatttctttaatcatcaaataaaaaagaaattaaaaataaaatttaattacatgAACGGCGAAGCTAGTTCAGAAAGTATAGCAGCATTTTTCTTTCACCTTTATTGGAACGACTTGCCTTCCGACGGCCGTACGTTGATCATGAGTTAGGTTCACAATTTAGACGCATTGAAAGTGGATTTCTTGCCACTCTCCGGCATGTTTTTCAGAAAAAAATCCAACTCCTTGACGAATATTTCCATTGCTGGGACTGGCAAGCAAATTCCCACGGCTATCCCTTCCTCTCCCTTACTATTCTTACAAGGAATATAGAAGCTCCCCGTTCTAGGAATGCTTCTCACAACACATTCCGCTGGCCCACTATAAGCTGGCTTGCCCCACCCAAAGTCCACCTTTTCAAGCCCGGCGCTTGTCACATCTGACACGAGGAATGACCCCACCACCGTGAGGACTGGCCGGCCTCTGATCACCATTAGATCTGCCACCGACCGCAAATACTCCTCGTTCACCTCTTTTTTTGCCTTCCTCACCAATTCCAAAGCATAACCCAAATTAGTGTTCTCGCAGAGCTTTCCGGCAGTCGTGACTGCTGCTGGGTACGCAAAAACGTTGCCGTAGTAACCGCTCGGTAACGGATGATTGAACTTGCTACGCGCGTTGACGACGGACATCATGCGCACCTCCTCGTTGCTGTCGAACTGGAGTGCGATGGTGCGGCATCGCCAAAGGCATGCGATGATCACCTCAAAGGTGGTGGACTGGCTCAGGTGATGCGGCACAAACCTACGGATGGCAGACACCTCGGTACGGCCGAAAAAGAAGGAGCGGATAGCCATGTCCTCGAGCGGGGTGATGGTACTGCCACCCTTGGTGTCGATCACCTCGTCGTACTCGCGGTGCGTGCATGTCAAGCATGTTGGGTCCCTCGCATTTAAGAGATGTCTCTGCCATACGGGTAAGACGGAAGGGGCGCCCGCCCCCCGCGCCAACTCGCCCACGGCTGTCATGAACTGGACCAGACCAGCGGCATCGCTCATCGTGTGGTTGAGGCGTAGTCCGAAGATGAACCCGCCGCATTTAAGCCGCGTCACCTGCATGCAAGTCATGAAGACACCAACACGTACATGATCAACTTTTGGGGTTGGGGgggaataaaaaaattcacgAGTTCCTTTGCAGAATCTGTACCTGAATAAGCAGTAATGGGCAATGAAGAATCCCTCCGGAGCCTGGAAGTTCAAAAAGAAGCTCCTCCAAGCACGGGAATGGAGGTCGAAGAGCATCACCAAACTGCTCAAGTGTAACATCGGCATCTGCCTCGATGAATACGACACCCTCACCGGTGCATTCTACTATAAGTTTCCTTCCAGGCCCTTCTCTAAGCCTGCCTGCAAATGGGTAGTAAAACACGAGCGTTTGAGCAAGTGCCTCTCTGATGACTTTCACTGGGTCTCTCCCTTGCATCGAGGGATCGTGTCTATAAAATTGCATCACCAGGACTTGAAATCGGAGACTGTCTTGATCGTCGATATCAGAAAGTTGTTTGAACTCGTAGGGTGTGGGCTTAGCTGGAGATATTAACTCGGGCTTACCCATTCGTACTGTGAATACCGGAGACTGAGTTGTTGCTGCCATGTCAAGAAAATGGTTCTTCTTAGCAGACTCTGTAATGTGTGTTCTTACAAAAGGATAACACGTTGACATTTAAACATCTGCATTTATCTGAATTCTAAGTGTCTTTAAGGCCTTTGTTACGTACAGTCGTCACATGTAGTCGGCGTGCAGTTAGCtatacagaatgaataaaaaaaatttatttttatatttaaggaaacctacatgaattataaaaaattataaaaataattttttttttcatgtaaatcctgtattaatttttttttacagtcgACTATACACCGACTGCATCTATcaactgcaaaaagtatttctctttaatgaatataatttagaTGGGGAGGGGGAAAGATGCTTTTTGTGCACAcatctcattattttcatatatgaGAGTTGATAAATGCTGACGTTTGCATGAGAGTATCTAATAGGTGCTAAAATCCTTACCAGAAACTTGAATGGGAATCTTAGCCTATTGATCTCCTGCCTCATCCTATATATCTAATAGCCTCATCCTATATATCTAATAGCCTGCTCTCGAGAGGGAGGAAAGGAAACCAGAGAGACGATGATGGCGCAAAACGAGTTTTCTTTGGGTGGAGAGCGCTTTATATAAGGAATATTAGGACAAGGTTATGAAATACAAATCTGACTTTTTaagtttatgtatatatatatatattgctgagAAAACTATTACTAGAATATCCAAAATCCGCAACGTTTAGTTATGCATTAATacatatgagatattttattaaaaattaaataaaatattattataatataattttttaatattaattttattataaaatttaaaaattttaaattatttattatattttaaaaattagatgagatgatgtgagattattaatttagttttaaataaaagataaaaattaaataaaatattattattatttttaaaatttgaaaaaaattaaattatttattatattttatataaaaatttaataaaattataattatgtgataaaataaaagaaaataagataacATCATCTCTCGCTCTAAATAATGCATTTTTATTAGCCGAACCAGCCGTACTCATAGcacctaattattattatactaCATATAGTCGGTAAATGTAAGTTGGATGCAAACGATTAtacagaataaaaaaaaaattataaatatagatcttatattaatttattttttttaaaacgactacaCATCATTTACACAATtacgattacaaatatcatttctcttattatcATCTACAGCGGCTTGTTAAAATCTGCTTTTCTACCGACTTGGCAAAACGTGCCTtacctttattttaaatttggttaTAACCGCGAcgtgatcttttctttatcatccCACCAACTACCAACTTCTAGCTTAAATTGATTTAAttgtaaataacttttttatcCATCATTTTTACgttatacttatattttatgtttttatttttatttttttatttatatttattaaatttaaattttttttactcatcattcataTTACTGTacatatatttgataagaaaaaaattaaaataaaaaataaaaaaatcatttgtgtTGTGTAATATAAAATGGAGCAAAATCTTTCACTTATAAATTAGAGATCATCACtactaaatttttattttttatatgtacacTAGTACTAATCATCCTCCAAACTGTTGGAACAAAACTTTCGCTACATGCAAGCTTTTTGGTAAGAGTAatgtatatatggtataaaagtATGTAAAACTTgcacttttaatttttctttgaaaaaaattaggatattcacataaaaaaattaatttttataaaaaaaaatccatgtcGTTTTCATTTTCCATTAATTGTTCCTTTTCATAAAATGGTTAGCGGTACTTGAATATCTTAAGTTTTGTTTAATTGTTAGACTCAACTAAGATCATCTCGgtacaatttaattttaaactaaatctaacatccaaatattaaactctcaaattactaaatttatcttaactcaaaatctctttacactTAGAAAccataacatttttcaattcaatattTCTTTATACGTGTTATCTAtaaccttttttaattttctataaatatctcTAAATTTGTCTTAACATTCAAAACATTTAAATTCATGCCTAGTAGACTCGCCGGGAAGTATGAAGTGATGGCAGAAGAGATTGGAGATCTTTCTGAGTTTTACAATTATTGAGTCGGACGAATTAACCCTACAACGTGAAAATCATGGTCATGCCACATCTGCCCAAATTCAAAATGCTGCAAATAGAGATTTACGTTGGGTCAAAGGCACCAATGGATCATTTGGAGAACTTCAATGTGCATATCATGCTACATGAATTCCCAGGAGAAATCGCTTACCGAGAATTTTCCCTGACCTTAAGGGGAATGACGAAATGATGGTTTGGCACACTTCGACCCGGATCGATAGAAAGCTTTGAAGAGCTAGCTAGATAGTTTTTGACGCAATTTATGCCTAGTAGGAGGTGCTGGCGACTAGTGACGTACCCTTTAACGGTTAAACAAAGGGAAGACGAGAGCCTGGAGATGTGCCTCACCTACTTTAATAAAGACAGGTTGACGATGGAtgatcaagatgagaagattaTTCTGGTCACATTGTTGGGCAGAATTTGGCCACGTAGTCCTTTCATGATCGAATTGGCTAAGAAGAACCCCTCTACTCTAAGAGAGTTTATGGATAGGGCGAATTAAAGATACATTGCAGGCCCTTGTGGATCTAAGGAACGGGGAACCTAAGACAATGCAAAGCAGGTTCAGGGGACAAGAAGCCTACATTAAATCATCAAGACAGGAGACGTGAAAGGCAATAAGAGCATAATAATAGACTTATTCACAATAATTTGATgtacaagaaaaaaatgagccaaaaagagaaaattggcaACCGCTACTAAAAGTTTCACCAAACGAATTTACACTGGACAGAAGACTGCACGACCATTAAGAAAAGGGTCACTGAATTGGCAGGCACTTGAGAGTTAGAGCGAATTGTCGCAGAATGCTTGAAGCCCAAGTGATGGTATGAACAAAGACACAGCTAGCATAGAAGTGACAGCCCAAATAGGCGGTGACCACCAAAGGAGGATACTCATGGCACTGAAAGAGACAAGGTGCTCCTAGGTGTTCGCATGTGAATTTGCTGGGGCGGTATGCCCTTATCTAGCCAAAGGGCGCACGCCCGAAGAGTTAGATATGAAGAAGTTTATGTGGTGGACAAGTCACCCATGCACCAAAAGCTTAATACCTCCATATCTATTTCTTTCTGAGAAGAAGATCGTGAAGGGGTATTGTGTCTACATGATAATGCATTAGTAATGACCCTCTTAGTTTTCAATTACACTACTAGGTGTATCCTTATCAACAATGGTAGCTCAGCAGACATATTGTTTTGGGAGTCCTTTGTGAAGATGGGCATAAATGCAGCTAAGTTGAGACTATCCTCGATGTTGTTGAAGGGTTTCTTCAGAGATTTGATCTAACCAGTGGGCTTCATCACTCTCCTAGTCACAACAGGAAGGGGAACGCGTACTACCACCACCATGACTTACTTCCTAATCGTAAAAGCTCCCTCCTCATACATTGCTATATTAAAGGGATTGACACTGAACAGTCTTAGGGCAATCACATCTACGTACAACGTCAAAATGAAGTTCTCAATTGAAGGTGAAGTAGGAGAAGCACATGGTGAGCAGCCCATAGCACGAGAATGTTATGTGCAGGAGTTAAGAAGTAATAGGGAAGAGGTGTGCACTATCACAAGCAACAACAAACAAGATGCTCAGGAGGGTAGCCAGAATACTTACCACCACACCCAACAATTTCTCTTGAAAGAGGCGTGGAGGTTAGAGACGAGTAGAACCTATAGCAAGTAGAAGCTGAACCTTTGGAGATTGTGACATTGTACCCAGGTTACCCCAACACCATAACATGGATTGGAACCCAAATTCCCACAGAAGATTGAGAAGCCCTAAAACGGTCGCTAGTAGAGCACCGGGACATATTTGCCTGGAGTCATGACGATATGCCCGGGATCAACAACAGTATTATCGAACACCATCTTTGTCTAGACCTCATGCACAAGAAGGTGTGTCAAAAAAGGAGATCATTTAGTACCGAAAAGTATATAACCATCGCCGAGGAAGTAGAATGCTTGCTTGCTACCAGTTTCATCAAGGAGGCCCATTACCCTGAGTGGCAGTGTAACATTGTCCTCGTAAACAAAGTAAATGGGAAGTAAAGAATGTGTGTGGACCTCATCAACCTAAACAAAGCCTGCCCGAAGGACAGCTTCCCCTACCATGAATTGACATCATCATGGATGCCACAATGGGGCACAAGATATTAAGTTTCATGGACACCTACTCAGGTTATAACCAAATCCGAATGCACCAATGGACGAAAAGAAGACGTTGTTTATCATAGATCGTGGGCTTTATTGTTATCAAGTTATGCCGTTTGCCCTGAAGAATGCAAGGGCAACCTACCAGAGGCTGGTCAATCGAATGTTCAAAGGTCAGATAGGATGGTTCATGGAAGTTTGTGTGGATGATTTGTTAGTTTAAAGTAAGGAGACCGCCCAACATTTGACCTACTTAAGGGAGGCATTCACAATATTGTGATAGTATAAAATGAAGCTGAATCCATCAAAATGCGCGTTTGGAATAGGGTTAAGTAAATTCTTGGGTTTCATTGTGTCTAAAAAAGGAATTGAAGCCTCCCCAGAAAAGATCGATGCAATTTCGAATGTGAAACCGCCAAAGAGCCTACACGACACTCAACAACTAGCGAGAAGGGTAGCAGCCCTGAACAGGTTCTACTCAAGGTCCATGGACAAGTGCCTTCCCTTTTTTAGGGTGTTACATGAAGTAAGACTTGGAATGAGGAGTGTGACAAAGTTTTCCAGAAACTAAAGCAGTAATTGGCCAACCCGCCACTTCTAAAGCAACCCTTAGAGGGAGATATACTATATGCATACTTGGGggtattcccccccccccccccctccccacaTTGTTTCAGCCGTCCTGGTCAAAGAAAAAGTGATTGCTCAACTGCCAGTGTACTATGTAAGCATAGCTTTCAAGGGAGAAAAAGTAAGGTACCCATGAGTTGAGATGCTAGCTTTTGCCTTGGTGACAGTGGCTAGGAGACTGCGCACATACTTTCAAGCCCATATGATCAAAGTGCTCATGGAATGCCCACTAGCGAAAGTGTTTCAAAGGCTAGACAGCTTAGGGAGGATATTAGGATGGTCAGTTTAGCTAAGAGAGTTTGACATAGCGTATTTACCATGGAAGGTCATGAAGGGGCAAGCGATGGCAGACTTCGTCATTAAATTCTCAGGGTTCACACCGGAAGTGGTCACCACCCTAGCAACGAAACCATGGGCTCTCTTTGTGGAAGTCAAGTATGAAGGGAGTAGGAATCCACATAATTAACAATGGAGGGCAGGAATATTGATACATGGCAACACTCACATTCAAAACTACCAGCAATGAAGTAGAGTACGAGGCACTTGTGGCAGGTCTCTCAGTGGTTGAAGAATTAGGGGTGACCTAGGTAGAAGTGATGTCAGACTCACAAGTGGTAGTCAACCAAGTTTTGGGAACGTATGCCACCAAGGGGGAACATTGACAAAGTACCTAGCTAGAGTCTAGAAGGCACGAGATCGattatcatattttaacatTTCTTATGTGCCTAAGGAAGACAATGTAGTGGCAGATAGGCTATTGCGCATGGCCTCGAGATGGAGGATGCCCTTCTCCCCTGGGAAGTCAAGAAGAGAATATTTGAAGTCCAAGCGATAAGATTAGAGGACTGTGTCTTAGGTGGCAACAATCCCGAGGGGGCCAGCGATGTCAATAGGTACCTAGACACAAGTGAACTCTCAGAAGGGAAAAACAAGGCTAGGAGGACAAGAGGAATGTGGCAATACTTGTAAAGGTAAACGGGGTCCTCTACGAGAGGAGCTTCGTCGCCCCCTACTTCGATGCATCACCTCACAAGAAGCACGTTTTGTTTCGGCTGAAATACATGAAGGGATATGTAGAAACCATTCAAGGGAAAGGTGCTAGCCAGAAAGGTGGAGAAAGTAGGATATTATTGGCTCAATGCACTCAGGTACGCTAAATTTGCAAAAATGTGTGTTAAGTGCCAGACATATACGCCAGTGTCACACTCACTCTAGAGGAGCTAAACTCCAAGACTACCACCTGGCTGTTCACTCAATGCGGGGTTAACCTAGTCGGGCCCTCCCACCTAGAAAGGGCAGGGTGAAGTTTATGGTTGTGGCAGTTGACTACCTTACGAAGTGGGGGGAAGTAGAACCCTTGGCGACCATCACAGGCAAAATTGTGACAGAGTACTTATGAAAGAACATCATCAGCCAGCATGGAATTTTACAAAGCATTGTCTTAGATAACGGGCAATAATTTGACTCAAACCATTACCGGGAGTTGTGTGCCGAactaaatatacaaattaagtATTCCTCTCCAGGATACTTGCAGGTCAATGGACAAGCAGAGGCCCTAAACAAAACCTTACTAACAATTTTAAAGAAGAGACTCATGTATAAGAAAGGGGAATGGGTGGAGGAACTACCAGGAGTGCTATGGGCTTACAGGACCATGGTAAAGACCTCTATAAGGGAGACCCAATTCACTTTAGCATACGGGTGTGGAGGTGTGCCCCCACTAGAGGTTAGGCTACCAAGTTTTCAGACTCGCCATTTCTCGACGACCTGGAATGACGAAGCCATAAAAGAGCATCTCAACCTTTTAgaggaggggagagagagagaacgaaaTTCAAAATGGTACATGACAAGAAAATGGAAAAGCAATATTTCAATAAAAGGGTCAGACCCAAGACATTTAAGCTTGGAGACTTGGTTTTGAAAGAAAGCAGAGTTACCACCAAAGAAAAGGGCAAGCTGGAACCCCGTTGGGAAGGACCATATGTGATGGTAACCAACCACAGACCAGGGTCCTACCATTTGATGGATAGCCAAGGCAAAGAGCTAAAACATCTGGAATGAAAAACACTTGAAGAAGTTTTACCGTTgatgatgttttattttctattgttggaagttttattttctactaTTAGAAAAATTGTTAGAACTCCATTATTGATTTCCTTTTATGATGAATAAAGTGCCCATTTCAGGCTAGTTTCACGCCACCTTTAAATATCCATGACGAGTTCAAAGACTCACGGTTGAAAGTAAAAAGGGCGTGGAGATCAGCAAACCATGCCACCTTTAAACACTAATTCTGAGTCAAAGGACTCGAGGTGCCAAGCAAAAAGGGCGCGGAGGTCAAAGACCGCTCCACCTTTAAATACCAATGATGAGCCCAGGGACTCGtagtgccatgtaaaaagggcacAGAAGTCATGAGACTAAACTACCCTTAAACACTAATGACAAGTCCAAGGACTCACAGTGTCAAGTGAAAAGGGCATAGAGATAAGCAAACCGCGCCACCCTGAAACACTAATGACAAGTCCAAGGACTCACGGGGCCAAGTAAAATGGGCACAGAGGTTAGCAAACCAGACCACCCTTAAATACCAATGATGAGTTCAGGGACTCGAGGTGCGAAGTAAAAAGGGCATGGAGGTCTACAAACCagaccacccttaaacaccaatgatgagTCTAAGGACTCGCATTGCCAAGTAAAAAGGGAGCGGAAGTCAGCAAACCACGCCACTCTTAAACACTAATAACCAGTCCAAGGACTTGCGGTGCCGATTAAAAAGGGTATGGAGGTCTACAAACcacaccacccttaaacaccaatgacgagtcCAAGGACTTGCGGTACCAAAGAAAAAGGGCATGAAAGTCAGCAGACCATGCCACTCTTAAACACCAATAACCAGTCCAAGGACTCGTGGTGTCGATTAAAAAGGGCGCGGAAGTCACTAGACCACACCACCCTTAAGCACCAATGACATTGCCAAGCAAAAAGGGTGTAAAGGTCAACAGGCCACACCACCCTTAAAACACTAATGACTCGTCATTGCCAAGCTAAAGAGGTGCAGAGGTCAATAGGCCATGCCATCCTAATTCACCAACAAAAGACAACAAGAGGACAAAAGACAAGAGCATCAATAAAAGCAAACTTCAACGTGTTTAACAGGCCCAAAAAAGGTCCCAAACTGTACAAGCATGAAAGTGTTCATATTATTTACAAGAGTTTGTACAACAAACAAtggaaattataaaagaataatactgAAGCCACCGGAAGCAGAGGGCAAATAGGACTATCAACCAGGTTAGGCATAGTGTCTCGATCGAAGGTGTCAACAAATTAAAGTGAGGCTACATCAAGTCTAAACTACTCCAGATCCAAGTGACTTAAAACAATGCGGGGATTGGCTAGCCAATAGGATCTAAGTCGCATCATGCCAGCACCATAGGTGTAACCAAAGGTGTGGTCCCCCACTGCACCCTTTTTTACATTGTGGATCAAAAGAAACTCAAGGCAGGTCAACTCGGGGTGCCCTGGGTTAGACTGCCATAGGACATAGAAACATTTCAAAATTTGTCAAGCATTCAGATGAAATTTGGTGGTTGCAAGGACAAGATGGGGTAAAACTTCACAAATAGGGTGAGGTAAGGGCAACCTTAGCCCATAAGAGAATATACTGGAAAAAGGGCAACTCGCGATGAGGAACCAACAGCATTGACGTCCCCCTCTCGTGAACCAAGAATCTAGAAGGTCACTATTTCAAGAATGTAGTAGGTGGAAATCAACGACAACAA from Carya illinoinensis cultivar Pawnee chromosome 6, C.illinoinensisPawnee_v1, whole genome shotgun sequence includes:
- the LOC122314008 gene encoding benzyl alcohol O-benzoyltransferase-like, with the protein product MAATTQSPVFTVRMGKPELISPAKPTPYEFKQLSDIDDQDSLRFQVLVMQFYRHDPSMQGRDPVKVIREALAQTLVFYYPFAGRLREGPGRKLIVECTGEGVVFIEADADVTLEQFGDALRPPFPCLEELLFELPGSGGILHCPLLLIQVTRLKCGGFIFGLRLNHTMSDAAGLVQFMTAVGELARGAGAPSVLPVWQRHLLNARDPTCLTCTHREYDEVIDTKGGSTITPLEDMAIRSFFFGRTEVSAIRRFVPHHLSQSTTFEVIIACLWRCRTIALQFDSNEEVRMMSVVNARSKFNHPLPSGYYGNVFAYPAAVTTAGKLCENTNLGYALELVRKAKKEVNEEYLRSVADLMVIRGRPVLTVVGSFLVSDVTSAGLEKVDFGWGKPAYSGPAECVVRSIPRTGSFYIPCKNSKGEEGIAVGICLPVPAMEIFVKELDFFLKNMPESGKKSTFNASKL